From one Coffea eugenioides isolate CCC68of chromosome 11, Ceug_1.0, whole genome shotgun sequence genomic stretch:
- the LOC113752396 gene encoding putative late blight resistance protein homolog R1A-3 has translation MASTSNYEELPGCLGRLAEGSNSSPSSSDKVHRLKVKVIINILRHFLQFSLKWHIEDNNVRVRLNQIMDGIHEVIQDCQLHDSNTSQVAGNEDCRSSRSNHESVVSHLKKVKDIKPVMLEICSIADVTTFGKRDTFRSIKTKNTFLSLKNFPRSMMPSLINSQIARRLEFCTLNVVSFVDSLLDNLKDILSHNADLVTPVEEQIGGLECKLRFFRNFLWFIANRCIKQRKLTDLRLYTENLAVYVACLIYFCLVDDKMHENMVQEMKTKLVDLVEKINPLKPEARKIYLGALKTSKKSHDGSPIIDQQYLAFVDYLIDNLREVSRNQALFLFAEEDQMEILLDELKLLRLSLMDPPLYEDSDNVRALTVQIKAVMNKIGHSFYFFYLSEINKDMAGQLNLVLSGILKDIERVKGQAADCFDKFIMKSWRSNFPRTNEPGFIEFLMKKLKEQLHHEESQIRPFKHQIGVACEELESLRIDITEIGKQLNHNEELNVLLELYKDISYQAEYIVDSLEAEAGSLWCHKLGLFNVIKEIRHIHKRLKAIRKEEISNDTPAPVLAQANFPNIEAMPDYENDVGQKTEETTIQLVGFEVAAEKIKEQLTRGSNQLNILTIVGMPGIGKTTLANSLYKDHSVSFSFHTHAWCCVSRVYHKQTLLLEILGQINRNFNRNPGVAGKDYVEMLYKSLKGKRYLLVIDDIWDIEAWNDLKEVFPDDHNGSRILFTTRNYNIALKANSVPYALSPLSDEESWQLLCIKVFEEEMCPSELLQVGKRIAKICKGLPLSVVSVSGTLKAIEREQDRWEQVAESLWLKEPNNPLGQHSGILELCYHHLPNFLKPCFLYFGGFREDAVIPVSKLLWLWIAEGFIHQTNPSQKSLKNEAENFLNDLIDRNLVMVAERSSRGRVKSCHVHDLLHDFCLAKSEEENFLLHMKRYDQRLTTSADSVMHQAYRLCIHSDKYVVPPGPLRARSLFFWSFLLNDRSSMLTCALQFRLLWVLDLSHIHVVSGVDEQDFIKITNLVHLRYLAIWIGCQSIPSEIENLQNLESLILMKSSTRYFSIKLPDTIWNLVNLRHLNVRKNDYELVCFYLPYLTDHFWDLRLDKLESISTIEVYSGYVFEHLMSVTPNLRKLSCMLRGPCFPSISELNQVEELNLCFWFEVEHPLQFNSASNLKKLTLSNMRRPWDEISFIGELPNLEVLKLNEGAFVGRQWDMAEGGFQKLKFLKLCKLDIQVWNASADDLPCLERLVLHGCLSLWEIPSSALAEMSTLQSIEIIKCMSPVWQSAMQILNEQHEMGNDEFKVSFFR, from the coding sequence ATGGCTTCTACCAGCAATTATGAAGAGCTTCCTGGCTGCCTGGGGAGGCTAGCAGAAGGTTCCAACTCCAGTCCTAGTAGCAGCGACAAGGTGCATAGGCTTAAAGTTAAAGTCATCATTAACATTCTGAGGCACTTTCTGCAGTTCTCTTTGAAGTGGCATATAGAAGACAACAATGTACGAGTTCGGTTGAACCAAATTATGGATGGTATTCACGAAGTCATTCAGGACTGTCAGCTGCATGATTCAAACACAAGTCAGGTCGCAGGAAATGAAGATTGCAgatcgtcaaggtcaaaccatGAATCCGTGGTTTCTCATTTGAAAAAAGTGAAGGACATTAAGCCAGTTATGCTGGAAATCTGCTCAATTGCTGATGTAACCACCTTCGGAAAAAGGGACACTTTCAGATCTATTAAAACCAAAAATACGTTTTTGTCCCTCAAAAATTTTCCAAGAAGCATGATGCCGTCCCTGATCAACTCTCAGATCGCCAGAAGACTGGAGTTCTGCACTTTGAATGTGGTAAGCTTTGTTGACTCTCTCCTAGATAATCTGAAAGATATATTAAGCCACAATGCTGACCTTGTTACTCCAGTTGAGGAACAAATTGGAGGCCTTGAATGCAAGCTGAgatttttcagaaattttctttggtTTATAGCTAACCGGTGCATTAAGCAAAGGAAACTGACAGATCTCCGACTGTACACTGAAAATTTGGCAGTATATGTGGCTTGTCTAATTTACTTCTGTTTGGTGGATGACAAAATGCATGAAAACATGGTACAAGAAATGAAAACTAAGCTTGTAGATTTGGTAGAGAAGATCAATCCGCTTAAGCCCGAGGCAAGAAAAATTTATCTAGGAGCCTTGAAAACTTCGAAAAAATCACATGATGGTAGCCCAATCATTGATCAACAATATCTGGCATTTGTTGATTATCTCATTGACAATCTAAGGGAGGTGTCCAGAAATCAGGcccttttcctttttgctgAAGAGGATCAAATGGAGATCCTACTTGATGAGCTGAAATTATTGAGATTGAGTCTCATGGATCCACCACTTTATGAAGACTCAGATAACGTCAGAGCACTTACGGTTCAGATAAAAGCTGTCATGAACAAGATTGGACATTCCTTTTACTTTTTCTACTTGAGCGAGATCAACAAAGACATGGCTGGgcagctaaatcttgtactgtCAGGTATTCTCAAAGACATTGAACGCGTCAAGGGTCAAGCCGCAGATTGCTTTGATAAATTCATAATGAAATCATGGAGATCCAACTTCCCCAGAACTAATGAACCAGGCTTCATTGAGTTTCTGATGAAGAAACTTAAGGAGCAACTGCACCATGAAGAATCACAAATTCGGCCATTCAAGCATCAAATTGGTGTAGCATGTGAAGAACTAGAGTCCCTCAGAATAGATATTACTGAAATTGGCAAGCAGTTGAATCATAACGAAGAGCTGAATGTTCTCCTGGAACTTTATAAAGATATCTCATACCAGGCTGAGTATATTGTGGATTCATTAGAAGCCGAAGCAGGTTCTCTCTGGTGCCATAAGTTGGGACTATTTAATGTCATTAAGGAGATTAGGCATATTCATAAAAGGTTAAAAGCTATCAGGAAGGAGGAGATCAGCAATGACACTCCTGCTCCTGTTTTAGCACAAGCAAACTTTCCAAACATTGAGGCGATGCCAGACTATGAGAATGATGTAGGACAGAAAACAGAGGAGACTACTATACAACTAGTTGGTTTTGAAGTTGCAGCAGAAAAGATAAAGGAACAGCTTACTAGAGGATCAAATCAGCTGAATATTCTCACAATTGTTGGCATGCCAGGAATAGGTAAAACAACTCTTGCCAACTCATTGTATAAAGATCATtcagtttccttttctttccataCTCATGCCTGGTGCTGTGTTTCCCGAGTTTATCACAAGCAAACCTTGTTACTTGAAATATTGGGCCAAATCAACAGGAACTTTAACCGAAACCCTGGAGTTGCTGGCAAAGACTATGTTGAGATGCTCTACAAAAGTTTAAAGGGAAAGAGGTATCTTTTGGTGATAGATGATATATGGGACATTGAGGCATGGAATGATCTGAAGGAAGTTTTTCCTGATGACCATAATGGAAGCAGGATTTTATTTACAACGCGGAACTATAATATAGCTCTGAAAGCAAACAGTGTTCCCTATGCTCTTTCTCCTCTCTCAGATGAAGAGAGTTGGCAATTATTATGCATCAAGGTTTTTGAGGAAGAAATGTGCCCATCAGAACTTTTGCAAGTCGGAAAGAGGATTGCAaaaatttgcaaaggattaccACTTTCTGTGGTCTCAGTTTCTGGAACTCTAAAAGCAATAGAGAGAGAACAGGATAGATGGGAACAGGTTGCAGAAAGCCTGTGGTTGAAAGAACCTAACAACCCATTAGGCCAGCATTCTGGCATATTGGAACTTTGCTATCACCATTTACCAAATTTCTTGAAGCCGTGCTTCCTCTATTTTGGAGGATTTCGAGAGGATGCCGTGATTCCAGTGTCCAAGCTCCTTTGGTTATGGATTGCAGAAGGATTTATCCATCAAACAAACCCAAGCCAGAAAAGCTTAAAGAATGAAGCAGAGAATTTTTTGAACGATCTAATTGACAGAAACCTTGTGATGGTTGCAGAAAGAAGTTCCAGAGGTAGAGTCAAATCATGCCATGTTCATGATCTTTTACATGATTTTTGCTTGGCAAAATCTGAAGAAGAAAATTTCCTGCTTCACATGAAAAGGTATGATCAACGCTTGACTACTTCTGCAGATTCTGTAATGCATCAAGCATATCGTTTGTGCATACATTCTGACAAGTATGTTGTTCCCCCGGGGCCTTTACGTGCTCGGTCTTTGTTCTTCTGGTCGTTCTTGTTAAATGATCGTTCTTCGATGCTTACTTGTGCCTTACAATTTAGACTACTCTGGGTGTTGGACTTGAGCCATATTCACGTTGTTAGTGGAGTTGATGAGCAGGACTTTATTAAGATCACTAACTTGGTTCATTTGAGATACTTAGCAATCTGGATTGGCTGTCAATCTATTCCATCTGAGATAGAGAACCTCCAGAACCTGGAAAGTTTGATTTTAATGAAGAGTTCAACCCgttatttttctatcaaattaCCAGACACTATTTGGAACCTGGTAAATTTGAGGCATCTCAATGTGAGGAAAAACGATTATGAGTTGGTCTGCTTTTATTTACCATATTTAACAGATCATTTCTGGGACCTCCGGCTGGATAAGTTAGAATCTATATCCACTATAGAGGTTTACTCTGGCTATGTGTTTGAGCATCTCATGAGTGTGACACCCAACCTACGAAAATTATCATGCATGCTCAGAGGCCCTTGCTTTCCTTCAATTAGTGAGTTGAATCAGGTTGAAGAACTCAATTTATGTTTTTGGTTTGAGGTGGAACATCCATTGCAGTTCAATTCTGCATCAAATCTCAAGAAACTGACTCTGTCTAATATGCGCCGACCATGGGATGAAATTTCATTCATTGGGGAGCTACCAAATCTTGAGGTTCTCAAATTAAACGAAGGAGCATTTGTGGGGCGACAATGGGACATGGCAGAAGGGGGATTCCAGAAACTCAAATTCTTGAAGTTGTGTAAGCTAGACATTCAAGTATGGAATGCCTCCGCTGACGACCTTCCCTGCCTTGAGAGACTTGTATTGCATGGTTGTTTGTCTCTCTGGGAAATCCCTTCTTCAGCTTTAGCAGAAATGAGCACTCTCCAGTCAATCGAGATTATAAAGTGCATGAGTCCTGTATGGCAATCTGCCATGCAGATTCTCAATGAACAACATGAGATGGGAAATGATGAGTTCAAAGTCTCTTTCTTTCGTTAG